A window of the Bacteroides thetaiotaomicron VPI-5482 genome harbors these coding sequences:
- a CDS encoding efflux RND transporter periplasmic adaptor subunit gives MRKIFYPILLLALIACKGQQQTADSESVADPATESVNPEMGKNNGQSDADATAQPEVDAITSATSRPNQVSFNGRIVLPPQRQATVALTIGGVIKNTSLLPGQHVTKNSVIATLENPEFITLQQTYLDSHAQTEYLRMEYERQKNLSAEQAASQKKFQQSKADYLSMKSRQDAAAAQLSLLGVNPETLLRDGIQPLLEVKAPISGYVVNVAMNMGKYINPGEALCEVIDKSAPMLCLTTYEKDLADMQTGSPVQFRVNGMGTQTFNGTVISIGQKVDEVNRSLEVYASIKETNPQFRPGMYVTAHIQKQ, from the coding sequence ATGAGAAAGATATTTTACCCCATCCTTCTGCTCGCCTTAATAGCTTGCAAGGGACAACAACAAACGGCGGATTCAGAGTCTGTGGCGGACCCTGCAACAGAAAGCGTGAATCCGGAAATGGGAAAAAACAATGGTCAAAGCGACGCCGATGCCACTGCACAGCCCGAAGTGGATGCAATCACTTCCGCCACTTCCCGCCCCAATCAGGTTTCGTTCAACGGCCGGATCGTCCTTCCGCCCCAACGGCAGGCAACCGTCGCACTGACTATCGGCGGAGTGATCAAAAACACTTCCTTACTCCCCGGACAACACGTTACCAAGAACTCTGTAATCGCCACTTTGGAGAATCCGGAGTTTATCACCCTCCAACAGACTTATCTGGACAGCCACGCACAAACAGAATATCTGCGTATGGAATACGAACGGCAAAAGAATCTCTCTGCCGAACAAGCGGCTTCGCAGAAGAAGTTCCAGCAAAGCAAAGCGGATTATCTTTCGATGAAAAGCCGTCAGGATGCTGCCGCCGCACAACTTTCGCTTTTGGGCGTGAATCCGGAAACACTGCTTCGGGATGGCATCCAGCCGCTTCTGGAAGTAAAAGCTCCTATCAGCGGATATGTGGTCAATGTAGCTATGAACATGGGAAAGTACATCAATCCGGGAGAAGCTCTCTGCGAAGTGATCGATAAAAGCGCACCGATGCTCTGCCTGACTACCTACGAAAAAGACCTTGCAGATATGCAAACAGGCAGTCCCGTACAATTCCGTGTCAACGGCATGGGTACACAAACGTTCAACGGCACGGTCATCTCCATCGGACAAAAAGTGGACGAAGTGAACCGCTCACTCGAAGTATACGCTTCCATCAAGGAGACGAATCCGCAGTTCCGACCGGGGATGTACGTCACGGCACATATCCAAAAACAATAA